The following coding sequences lie in one Silvanigrella aquatica genomic window:
- a CDS encoding enoyl-ACP reductase FabI — protein MNNAKILAGKRGIVFGVANNKSIAWACAQMCAEQGAELAFNFLGDAQEKRVRELVKDLPNAIVMPCDVTKDEQIEAFYTEIQKQWDMVDFIIHSVAFTEKENLKDKFMVVTRESFASTMDISAYSLLAVTRAALPLMKKGGSVITMSYYGAEKVVPRYNVMGVAKAALESCAKYLAYDLGEIGIRVNAISAGPIRTLSSSAIPGIKEMLENSQKHSPLKRNVTTEDVARSALYLLSDLGSGVTGEVLHVDCGYNTLGMFSSVES, from the coding sequence ATGAATAACGCAAAAATTCTTGCGGGCAAACGCGGTATTGTATTTGGCGTCGCAAACAACAAATCTATTGCTTGGGCTTGTGCTCAAATGTGTGCAGAGCAAGGTGCCGAGCTTGCCTTTAACTTTTTAGGTGATGCGCAAGAGAAAAGAGTGCGTGAACTCGTTAAAGATTTACCAAATGCGATCGTCATGCCTTGTGATGTGACAAAAGATGAGCAAATTGAGGCTTTTTATACAGAAATTCAAAAACAATGGGATATGGTTGATTTTATTATACATTCCGTTGCTTTTACAGAAAAAGAAAACTTAAAAGATAAGTTCATGGTTGTGACACGGGAATCTTTTGCATCGACAATGGATATTTCGGCCTATTCTCTTTTGGCAGTCACCAGAGCAGCTCTTCCTCTCATGAAAAAGGGCGGTAGTGTGATTACCATGTCATATTACGGAGCGGAGAAGGTTGTGCCTCGTTATAATGTGATGGGTGTTGCCAAAGCCGCTTTAGAGTCTTGTGCTAAATATTTAGCTTATGATTTGGGTGAAATCGGCATCCGCGTCAATGCCATTAGTGCGGGGCCTATTCGCACGTTATCTTCGAGTGCTATTCCTGGAATTAAAGAAATGCTTGAAAACTCTCAAAAACATTCTCCATTAAAGAGAAATGTGACCACGGAAGATGTGGCACGATCGGCACTCTATTTGCTTTCTGACTTGGGTTCAGGGGTGACAGGGGAAGTGCTTCATGTGGATTGTGGTTATAATACCCTTGGAATGTTTTCATCAGTAGAGTCGTGA
- a CDS encoding LptF/LptG family permease produces the protein MAILQKLDRLMASEIISLTFVITASLSSVMMMAKLPRYADLLFSAPDSSITFLMLLLFIFPSIIKFTVPISLLLASSIVTIRMAADRELEAWMASGVSILRFAFMPTCIGIFVMLISLFSALFFEPYSNRQFDKFKWLQSRSIVEAFIKNTVREKSFIYDTIPASDQVSLSMYMQTVSSDRSEFENVFLALKPTSENYFSTIVSNTGSLKKLSNEGFPDYIYSLYKGTVYSGKVSENKLPYYIDQNPKNFILTKKDLSTKDLLLYPTPVDWSLTQFTEMNISLINTFKSNFKVDSLQDGKDYQLYPKDYFAMLQKEKENNPEWQNDVKIIEKLIFIFKQISVPISTIFLPIIGVCLGIQDPRKKQFGVYLGIGIIIFALYTSISLVQQLSLNFVISPYVMIVATPLTLILIIALLLRWRLRHPPSTGFIAFVRDDLFKIKIFSKKG, from the coding sequence ATGGCCATTTTGCAAAAATTAGATCGATTGATGGCGAGTGAAATTATATCTTTGACATTTGTTATCACAGCAAGCCTCAGCTCTGTGATGATGATGGCAAAGCTTCCTCGTTATGCTGATTTATTATTTTCAGCACCAGATAGTTCTATCACATTTTTAATGTTGTTATTGTTTATTTTTCCATCAATCATTAAATTTACTGTACCTATTTCCTTACTTTTGGCTTCGTCTATTGTCACCATTCGCATGGCCGCTGATAGGGAGTTGGAAGCTTGGATGGCCAGTGGGGTGAGCATTCTTCGTTTTGCCTTCATGCCTACGTGTATTGGTATTTTTGTGATGCTGATATCACTATTTAGTGCGCTGTTTTTTGAACCCTATTCAAATCGTCAGTTTGATAAATTTAAGTGGTTGCAATCGAGAAGTATTGTTGAAGCTTTTATAAAAAATACTGTTCGTGAAAAATCATTTATTTATGACACGATTCCCGCATCTGATCAGGTCAGTTTGTCTATGTATATGCAAACTGTTTCCAGTGATCGCAGTGAATTTGAGAATGTTTTTTTAGCGCTCAAACCCACCTCCGAAAATTATTTTTCAACAATTGTTTCAAATACGGGGAGTTTAAAAAAATTATCAAATGAGGGATTTCCTGACTATATTTATTCTTTGTATAAGGGAACAGTTTATTCTGGGAAAGTTTCTGAAAACAAGTTACCTTACTACATAGATCAAAATCCGAAAAATTTTATTTTAACCAAAAAAGATCTTTCTACTAAGGATTTACTATTATATCCAACTCCTGTCGATTGGTCTTTAACGCAATTTACGGAAATGAATATTTCTTTAATAAATACCTTTAAAAGTAATTTCAAAGTTGATTCTCTTCAAGACGGTAAAGATTATCAACTTTATCCTAAAGACTATTTTGCTATGCTTCAAAAAGAAAAAGAGAATAATCCAGAATGGCAAAATGATGTTAAAATTATTGAAAAATTAATTTTTATATTTAAGCAAATTTCAGTTCCCATATCTACTATTTTTTTACCAATTATTGGAGTTTGTCTGGGCATTCAAGATCCCAGAAAAAAGCAATTTGGAGTTTATTTAGGTATTGGAATCATTATTTTTGCATTGTATACATCCATATCTTTAGTCCAGCAACTTTCCTTAAACTTTGTTATTTCCCCTTATGTAATGATAGTAGCAACACCATTAACACTTATTCTTATCATTGCACTACTTTTGCGTTGGCGCTTAAGGCATCCTCCTTCTACAGGCTTTATTGCGTTTGTTAGAGATGATTTATTTAAAATAAAAATCTTCTCCAAAAAAGGTTAA